GGCCTCACCTCGTTTCGTAATGATACAGGTTTCATCAGAACCAGTATAGCAAAAACCGGGGCTGTTCTGGTAGGGGGTATCACCTGGAGATTCCGTCGGGGTTATGTTTTGCCTTTCATACACTCAATTCATTTCCTCATGTTGACATGATAAAAAATATCTGATAGCTTTATCTTGTTTTTCCTTTTCATTCCAAATAGACGGAGCAACATTCCTCCTTTACTTCACTTTAAGAATAGCTGGCGTGCTTTTGGGCTTCAAGATACCAGGCGGAGGATGGGACCCAACCTGAGAGACGGGCAAAGAGACAGCGGAGCATCGAGGCAGAAGATAGAGGCTGAAACAGACATTCACTTCTAGGGAGTTCGGGAGGCAGAGCGATGGACGAGACGGTATTGGAACCAACGGGGATGAGCACATCGGAAGCCGGGCGGGAGGGACCGGAGCTGAGGTCGAAATCGCCAAGGCCGGCTCCACTGGGTATCCGGTTGGCTGCACGGTGTTTCGATTTCGTTATTTTGCTTCTGCTTTTCGAATTTTTTACGGAACATACACACAGAGGGTTTGCCAAGTCCTTCTTCATCGCCCCCACCGAGCGCTTCGGCTTTGGGATGGAGATGGGGTTTCATGTCTTGGCGTTTTCTATCTTGGTGGGTGGGGTTTTTCTCCGTCTCGCCGCCATTTATTTCCTCTGTAATTATTGGAGCCTGTTCGGATCCGGCCGGAGCCTTGGCAAGAGGATGACACAAATCCGCATTGCGGATGTGGGAGATGGCAAAAACTGTCCTTTGCGCCCCCTTGGGTTCAGCCGCATATTCCGCCGGGAGGCTTTGTTCCTCCTTGCAGTAACGCCATTGTTCGTTGCCTGGTGCTACGGCTTGCCGCCCGCATACAAAATGGTTTCCTATGGGCTTTCCGTTCTCCTCTTGGTTTTTGAGGCAGTTCCGGCATTTTTTCTGTCTCGTCGGAGCCTTCCCGACCGGATTGCGGGGACGTGGGTCTGTGACCTGAAGTCCTCGGCTCCGTCCTCTCCTTTTACCTTTCCTTGTGCCGAAACGGAGGGAGCGAAAGCATTGAAGGAGGATAAAGAGCAGTTGTCGGATGATGAATGGAACGCAGCGCCATCCCGGTCGTGTGAGGTATTTCTGGAGCCAGCGCCCCTGTGGCGGCGAGCCTGTGCGTGGGCGGTAGATTTTGTCGTGTTGGGTATGGTCATGGATTTTACGGGTAGAGCACGGGATTATATTTTTCACGGTGAACTCTACCTCTTCCGTTCTTTTGGCTTACGAACAAGAGGGGAAGATGCGGGGTTTCTTTTGATGGGGGGCATATTGTTTGCGTATCTTCTTTACGCGCTGTTCGTATACCTTCTGATGAATTACGTGAAGCTGCGGCGCAGCGGTCAGAGCATCGGCAAGGGTGTCGGCCGGGTCCGTATCGTCTGCATGGAGGGTGGCCGGATGGGGATTGTCCGCATGCTGCTGCGTGAGGCGCCGTTTTTGATCTCCGTGTCTCTCCTGGTTTTTACGATGGATTTCACGTTGGGTATACGTTTCTCGTCCCCGAGCTTCATATGGGATCGTTGGTGGGATAAGCTGGGTTTTATCCTGATGTTTTGTGTGAAGGTGGGTTTTGTCGTTTTTGTTGTCGACGCGCTTCCGGGGCTATTTGGTTCGCGACGCTGCATCCATGACCGTCTTGCGGATACGCGGGTTGGGATGGCGCTTCCGCCGTCCGTCGATTCTGGGAGGATGGGCGAGGAGTCCCTTTAGGGCGACGGCTGAGCCCGCTGTTTGGAGTTGAAGGGGGAGATTAGGGAATGTCCTTGAAGAATGGCCCGGGAGGGTCGCGTTA
This portion of the uncultured Fretibacterium sp. genome encodes:
- a CDS encoding RDD family protein encodes the protein MDETVLEPTGMSTSEAGREGPELRSKSPRPAPLGIRLAARCFDFVILLLLFEFFTEHTHRGFAKSFFIAPTERFGFGMEMGFHVLAFSILVGGVFLRLAAIYFLCNYWSLFGSGRSLGKRMTQIRIADVGDGKNCPLRPLGFSRIFRREALFLLAVTPLFVAWCYGLPPAYKMVSYGLSVLLLVFEAVPAFFLSRRSLPDRIAGTWVCDLKSSAPSSPFTFPCAETEGAKALKEDKEQLSDDEWNAAPSRSCEVFLEPAPLWRRACAWAVDFVVLGMVMDFTGRARDYIFHGELYLFRSFGLRTRGEDAGFLLMGGILFAYLLYALFVYLLMNYVKLRRSGQSIGKGVGRVRIVCMEGGRMGIVRMLLREAPFLISVSLLVFTMDFTLGIRFSSPSFIWDRWWDKLGFILMFCVKVGFVVFVVDALPGLFGSRRCIHDRLADTRVGMALPPSVDSGRMGEESL